The region CATATTTAAAGACCTAACGGGTTCAAAAGCTCCTAATATAATCACCACCTTAGAGCCAAAGGAAAAATTCTATCATAAGGAAACTATAACCTTGAAAAGAAGAGGCTATTATCAATTGGGACAAATAAAAGTTCTCATAAAAGATGGATTTGGCCTTTATACCCTTAATAAAAATATTCTTTCCCAAACATCCCTTTTAGTATATCCAGAACCAATATCCCTTGATGCCTTTAGAAGCACTAAAGTAGAACAATTAGGAGAACTGATGATAGAGGACTTAGCTTTTCAGGATAAAAGCAGAATTTCTTCCGTAAGGGAATACAGGGAAGGGGACTCGGTAAAATCAATTCACTGGAAGTTATCGGCTAAATTAGGTGAACTTATTACTAAGGAGTATGAAAACAAGGGCGATACTAATGTAGTAATATTCATGAACAATTACAAAAAATATCTTGAAAATGATGTAGACAGACGGTTAGAAGACAAAATGGTAGATATTAGTCTAAGCATAATAAACTATTATTTAAATAGGAATATACCCGTCCAATTACTCACCCAATATGAAGATCAAATTGTTGATATAGAAGGACAGCAGAGTACTGATTTAAAACCCTTTTTAACTATCTTTGCTAAATTTAAAGGAAATGGTTATAAAAACCTTAATCCCTTTATTCAATATAGGAGCAATATCCTTAAAAAAGGAACTACAGTTATAATAATTACACCAAATTTAGATAAAGCCACTGGTAGCCTTGGAATCTTCCTAAAGAGCAGATTCCTAAAACCTCTGATTATTATGGCTTGGGACCAACAGTATAACAACGGTTTTTTAGATTCTTCTGTAGAAAAAAGTCTTAGGCAGGATGGAATTCCAGTCTATATAATAGACTATGGAACCAATATAAAAGAAGCCCTGGAGGGATAATATGGTCAAACTCGTTTTAAATCGAAAGTTGGCAAAAAACCTTCTATATTCCTTAATAGTTTTCTCCTTAGCCTATCTATTTGGGATGCCTATTGGAATAAAACTCAATATATTTTCCCAGTTGCTTATGGTGACTTTAATAAGCACCCTAGTAAGCTTTTTCATACTTAATCCACTATCAATCTATTTTCTAATCTTCCTAACCTTTATATCCACAATAATAGTGAGTCGATTTTTTCCCTCCTGTATGAAAGTTTTTATAGAAAAGACTACCCATCTATTTAGCAACATATACTATCACATAAGGGATTTAAAAGTAATAGCCCCAGAAAATAGGCTCCCATTCTGGGGAATCCTCATAATTTTGCTATCAATATATACTGGAATGATAATACTAAAGAATAGAAAAACAACCTTCCTATTACCCCTCTATATTGGCGGTTTTCTATATTATTGGTATTTGTATTATGATCAGGCCTATTGGATGATGGCTTTGTTTCTCTTTTTATTCTTAATCCTGTTGGGATTGGAAAGATACTTCAAAGAAATAAATGGAATTAAGTTTAAAAATAATATAGACTTCGAAAAACTTTATAACCTCTGGTCTAAAACCACTTTAAAATATGGAATAATTATTGTAATGCTTTCTCTAATAATTCCCAAGAGCTCCTATTCTATTCATTGGCCTTGGTTGGAAAATAGGATAGAAAGCTTTTTCCCTGGTATTATTAATTTACGCTCAACCAACACCCAAAGCAAAAAATATATCAAAGCTGGGTTGTTCGATTTTTCGAAAACTGGATTCCAAAAGGAATCTTCAAGATTAGGAGGTCCAGTAGTCTTAGACAACACCTTAGTAATGACCATCTATGGGGAAGGTCCCTTCTATTTAAGGGGAAATATAAAGCATATGTACACAGGATATTCCTGGGTAAAGGTACAGAATATTAAGGAAAGTTTTAAATTAGGTGAAGATTTCAGCAAAATTCCTCTGGAGATAAAGAAAAGATACTTCAACAGTACTTCTATAAAAATTACCTATGAATCCTTTGCATCTCAGACCCTATTCAGTCCCTATAAAGGATATATTGTAAACTTTGAGGATAATGCCCATAATATAGAGGTAGATTACGATGGAGAACTGTTTTTCCCTCCAGGGGTTTATTCGAAAGAAAGCTATAAATTAGAGGTATTAACGCCCCTTAATTACAATAGTTTAATCGACTTAGGAATAGATGAAAAAAGAGAAAACCTACCAAACCTATCCCTCTATCTACAAATACCAGAGGACAAGATTACAGCCGAAACAGTTGAGTTGGTAAAGGAAATAGTAAAGGATAAGGAAACAGACTTAGAAAAGGCTTTAGCTTTAGAAGACTATCTTAGGAATAATTATAACTACAATTTAGAAGTAAAAGAAGTTCCAATAAACCAAGAATTCATACACCATTTCCTATTTGAAAGTAAAGAAGGATACTGTACCTATTTCGCCACTGCCCTAGCCATAATGCTTAGAATTGAAGGAATTCCTACTAGATACGTAGAAGGATATTTAGCCCATGAATCCATAGATAAAGGAATCTATCAAGTTAAAAATAGCCATGCTCACGCTTGGGTAGAAGCCTTTATAGAACCCATAGGCTGGATGACCTTAGACCCTACACCTGCTTATCCTCCAATAGATAGAACTAACACTAGTCCTGCAATAGAAACCGAAACAATGGAAAGACTCCCGGAAGACTTTGACGTTTTAGATAAAAGCCTTTGGGTCAACTTGGAAATCTCCCGAGGGGAAATAAATGGCGATTTAAAAGAAAGCAAAATCCAAAACAACACTTCTAAAAATAGATGGTATAAGCATATAAAGAATTTACCAACTATACTAATGAGTTTAATCCTATTTGCTATGACTATGAAATTGATAACAAGATATTTAAAGATTAAAATTAAAAATGCTAGAGTAAAAAAACTACCGAATAAAGAGAGGGTCATCTACCTTTATGATGAAATAGTTAGACTAGCAGGTTTAATGGGATGCAGTCAGGAAAGCGGAGAAACTCATTATGAATACGCCAATAGGCTTCACTACAATTACAATCTATTTACTGCAGAAAAGGATATAAGGGAAATTACGGGAATATTCGTAAGGAATAAATATGGTAATTTTCCTACTACAAATGAAGATGTAATAGAGCTTGAAAGATATAAAGATACTATAGCAGCTAGAATTAAGAGACACATTGGTATTAAAGATTATTACTATGGTATATACTTTAAAAGGAACTAGCATTAATAGCTGGTTCCTTTATTTTACATATTAACATTTTTTCATAAAGAAATATCTAGTATTGATAATTTTTATTGGATTTGGTGCTGGTTCTATGCTAATCTAAACTAGGATA is a window of Tepidimicrobium xylanilyticum DNA encoding:
- a CDS encoding DUF58 domain-containing protein, which produces MKSTIKNKKVWLIFIILIAFLLLVGGTIPYFLFYIFLLTLLVPLIHNLMVLHRLKGYVKIPKDSIYVGDEITISYEIDNKSRFIVPYLEIENTIFKDLTGSKAPNIITTLEPKEKFYHKETITLKRRGYYQLGQIKVLIKDGFGLYTLNKNILSQTSLLVYPEPISLDAFRSTKVEQLGELMIEDLAFQDKSRISSVREYREGDSVKSIHWKLSAKLGELITKEYENKGDTNVVIFMNNYKKYLENDVDRRLEDKMVDISLSIINYYLNRNIPVQLLTQYEDQIVDIEGQQSTDLKPFLTIFAKFKGNGYKNLNPFIQYRSNILKKGTTVIIITPNLDKATGSLGIFLKSRFLKPLIIMAWDQQYNNGFLDSSVEKSLRQDGIPVYIIDYGTNIKEALEG
- a CDS encoding DUF4129 domain-containing transglutaminase family protein gives rise to the protein MVKLVLNRKLAKNLLYSLIVFSLAYLFGMPIGIKLNIFSQLLMVTLISTLVSFFILNPLSIYFLIFLTFISTIIVSRFFPSCMKVFIEKTTHLFSNIYYHIRDLKVIAPENRLPFWGILIILLSIYTGMIILKNRKTTFLLPLYIGGFLYYWYLYYDQAYWMMALFLFLFLILLGLERYFKEINGIKFKNNIDFEKLYNLWSKTTLKYGIIIVMLSLIIPKSSYSIHWPWLENRIESFFPGIINLRSTNTQSKKYIKAGLFDFSKTGFQKESSRLGGPVVLDNTLVMTIYGEGPFYLRGNIKHMYTGYSWVKVQNIKESFKLGEDFSKIPLEIKKRYFNSTSIKITYESFASQTLFSPYKGYIVNFEDNAHNIEVDYDGELFFPPGVYSKESYKLEVLTPLNYNSLIDLGIDEKRENLPNLSLYLQIPEDKITAETVELVKEIVKDKETDLEKALALEDYLRNNYNYNLEVKEVPINQEFIHHFLFESKEGYCTYFATALAIMLRIEGIPTRYVEGYLAHESIDKGIYQVKNSHAHAWVEAFIEPIGWMTLDPTPAYPPIDRTNTSPAIETETMERLPEDFDVLDKSLWVNLEISRGEINGDLKESKIQNNTSKNRWYKHIKNLPTILMSLILFAMTMKLITRYLKIKIKNARVKKLPNKERVIYLYDEIVRLAGLMGCSQESGETHYEYANRLHYNYNLFTAEKDIREITGIFVRNKYGNFPTTNEDVIELERYKDTIAARIKRHIGIKDYYYGIYFKRN